One Paucibacter aquatile genomic window, ATGGGGGCGGGCTCAGGCCGCCTCCGCGCTGAGCACGGTGACGCAATTACGGCCGCAGCGTTTGGAGGCGTAGAGCGCGCGGTCAGCCCGCTCAAAGAAGTCGTTCGCACTCTCGCCCGGTGTCATCTGCGTCACGCCCATGGACATGGTGATGCGCTCCAGACTGGGCTGGGCCTGGGCCGGACGGATGCGGCTGGCCGCCACGCTGGCGCGCATCTGTTCGGCCAGACCTTGGGCCTGCGCCAGGCTGGCATGCGGCAGCAGCAGGGCGAACTCCTCGCCGCCCACCCGCGCCGGCAGGCTGTCGCCGCGTGCCACCTGCTTGAGCGTTTGGGCCACGGCGCGCAGCACATGGTCGCCGAACAAATGGCCAAAGCTGTCGTTGACGCGTTTGAAGAAGTCGATGTCGCCCAGAACCAGGCAGGGCGCTTGCGCGTCCTCGGCAGGGCGGTCCTCGTGCTGGGTTCGCAGGCCGGTGCGGCTGGCGGCGCACAGGCTGAGCTCCTGCTCGAAGGCGCGGCGGTTGGCCAGACCGGTGAGCGAATCCACCAAGGCATCGGCCCGCGCCCGGCGCACTTCTTCGCGCAGCAGGCGCAGCTCGTTCTGGCTGCCGTCCAAGCGCTCCTGCAGGGTTTGCAACGTGGCGCGGATGTCCTGGGTACCGACCAGCAATTGCTGGACGATCTGGCCCGGCGTCTGTCCGCTGCGCTCGGCCGCAGGCACGGCCTCGACCAGCAGCTCTTCCACCCAGCGCTGCAGCGAGGCCTCGAACCCGGCCGTTTGCTGGCCGGCCAGCGAGGCCGAGGCCGACAGGGTGTCGAGCACCCGGTTCAGGCCGTCGCCGATGTTCTGGGCGGTGCGGGCATTGAAATCGCTGACATGGTCCTGGTAGAGCTGAAGGGTCTGCGCCTCGTCGAGGCAGCGCTCGTCCCGCGTCAAGGTTTGCAGGGCGTGGCTCAGGGCGGGGTTGATGCCGCTGACATGCTCGTACCAGACCGCATAGCTGATCGGGTGCAAAGCAGCGCGCTGACGCGTCATCTGGGGCAGGGCGGCGCGCAGGTGCTCGGCGCTGCGCGCCATGCTGTCTTGGTATCTCATCGGGGAACCCTCGAAGCTTGGCGTTTTGATTGCTTTTCAATGGGCCAAGATCGGTGGTGTTCCGTGACCGGACCTCCAACTGCTGCCGGGTGGCGACGCATGTTCAGCGGCCCCGGTCTGCTTGGCATGCCGGGCCTATCGGCAGCGCTTGCGTGAACTCAAGCCTTCAGCGGCACAGACAGGCCAGGCCCATCCACGCGAGGCTGATTTTTGTCAATTAGTGCCGGCTCTCTAGGCCTTAGTCTGCCGGCTGTTCTTCATCCACCGTGCGGGGCGCTCAGCGCCCGAGCCTGCCCATGACTGAAACCTCCAGCCCCCAGCAGCAGCTGCAATCCCTGTTCGAGCGCAGCGGTCTGCGCGCTCTTGAGTTGAAGGGCCGTCGCTTGCTGCCCATCGTGCAAGGCGGCATGGGCGTGGGCGTCAGCGCCCAGCAACTGGCCGGCACGGTGGCCAGTCTTGGCGGTGTGGGCACCTTGAGCTCGGTGGATCTGCGCCGCCAGCATCCCGACCTGATGGCTCGCACCGAGGGCCACAACGCGGGCGACGCGGCCAAGCGCTTGATCAACGAGGTCAATCTGATTGCACTCGAGCGCGAGATCCAGGGCGCCAAGCAGCGTGCCCAGGGCCGCGGTCTGGTGGCTTTGAACGTCATGCGTGCGGTGGCCGAGTACGCGCCCCAGGTGCGTCGGGCGCTGGAGTGCGGTATCGAGGCTGTGGTGGTGGGGGCGGGCTTGCCGCTGGACCTGCCCGACCTGGCGGCCGAGCACCCGCAGGTGGCTTTGATCCCCATCCTCAGCGATGCCCGCGGCGTGCAGCTGATCGTGCGCAAATGGGAGCGCAAGCAGCGCTTGCCCGATGCCATCGTCATCGAGCACCCGCGACTGGCCGGTGGTCACTTGGGCGCGGCCAAGGTCGCCGATGTGCACGATCCGCGCTTCGATTTCGAGCGCGTGATTCCCGAGTGCCTGGAGTATTTCGAGAAGGCCGGCATTTCGGGCCAGATCCCCTTGATCGCGGCCGGCGGCGTGCGCAGCTTCGCCGACATCCAGCGCCTGCAGGCCCTGGGTGCTGCGGCCGTGCAATTGGGCACGCCCTTCGCCGTCACCACCGAGGGCGACGCCCACCCCGAGTTCAAGCGCGTGCTGGCCGAAGCGCAGGAGAGCGAGCTGGTCGAGTTCATCAGCGTGGCTGGCCTTCCAGCTCGCGCCGTGGCCACCCCTTGGCTGCGCAACTACCTGCGCGCCGCGCCCAAGCTGCAGGCCATGGCCCAGGTCAAGAGCCGCTGTACCAAGGCCTTCGATTGCCTGGCGCAATGCGGCTTGCGCGATGGTCTCAAGGACGCCGGCCAGTTCTGCATCGACAACCAGCTGGCAGCCGCCTTGCGCGGCGATGTCAAGCATGGCTTGTTTTTCCGCGGAGTAGGGGCTTTGCCCTTCGGTGCGCAGATCCGCAGCGTCGCGGAGTTGATGCAATGCCTGCTCAGCCCTGGCGGCGCGCAGGCCTTGAACGCCTCGATCTGAGAGGCGGTTCACGCCCGGATGGGGCCAGGCCAGCACGGGTTTTTCCGGGTGCCAAGGGTCACCCGTGCGACAAATCCCTGCGCCACAATCGCGCCTTGAATTTTCGCTGACGGCCCCTTCGTGGCCGGCGAAAAACAAGGGACGAGGGTGAGGGGGAGAGTCATGCGTGACGCTGGAGGAAGGGCTGTTGTGTCAGCCCGGCAGCAGGGCACCGTGGTGCCCGTTTGGAACAGGTGGGCATTGCTGGCCTTGGTTCTGTCTTGCCTGTGGTGCAGCGGTCTGGCCCAGGCGCAGATCAAGATCGGCCAAACGGCGGGTTTCAGCGGACCCGCTGCCACCGGTGTGCAGGAAATCACTGACGGCGCGCGCCTGTATTTCGACGCCATCAATGCCCAGGGCGGCATCAAGGGTCAGCCCATCGAGCTGGTCTCTTTGGATGACAAGTACGACCCGCGACTCAGTGCGGCCAATGCCGAGCGTCTGATCGACGAAGGGGTGGTGGCCTTGTTCCTGAGCCGCGGCACCGCGCAAAGCCAGGCTCTGCTGCCCTTGCTCAGCAAGCATCAGATGGCCTTGGTGGCGCCGTCCAGCGGTGCCATGGTGCTGCATCAGCCCATGATCCCCCAGGTCTTCAATGTGCGCGCCACCTTCCAGAAGGAAGCGGCGCGCGCGGTGCAGCACCTGGCCTCGATCGGGGTCAAGCGGGTGACCATTGTTCAAGTCAACGATGCCTTCGGCAACGATGCCGGTATCGGTGCGATCAAGGGCCTGGAAGCCCAGGGCATGAAGGCCTCGGCCATCCTGCGCTTCGATGGCGCCAGGCCCGAGCTGGGGCCCTTGATGGAGCAGGTGGCACGGGCCGGTGTCGAGGCCGTGCTTTTCATTGGGCCCAGCCATGCGGTGGTGCAAGGGGTCAACGCCTTGCGTGCGACCGGTTCCAAAGCCCAAGTGGCCACGCTGTCCAACAATGCTTCAGTCGATTTCGTCAAAGCCCTGGGCGAGAACGCGCATGGCGTGATCGTCACCCAGGTCTTCCCCTACGAGCGATCGACCAACAACCCCTTGGTGCGTGAAGCCCTGGGGCTGGCCAAGGCGCGTGGTCGCAATGAACTGAGCCCTTCGCAGATCGAAGGGTTTGCAGCGGCCAAGCTGCTGGTCGAAGGCCTCAAGCGTAGCGTCAAGGACATCAGCCGGGCCAGCCTGCTCAAGTCTTTGGAAAGCTTGCAGCGTCTGGACCTGGGTGGCGTCGAGTTGCACTACGGCCCCAAGGACCGCAGCGGTCTGGATTTCGTGGACATCTCCATCATCGGCCCCGACGGCAAGTTCTGGCGCTGACCGCGCAGCGCCTGGCTCGCTCCGTCCCGTCCCAGCCCTCCGCTTCAGGCGAGAGAGCCTCGCATCCATAGGAAGGCCCGGTTCGCACGCAGGCCCTGGCTGGCTTCTATGATGGCTGGCGATGTCCTCTTCGTCTCCCGCTTCTCCCGGCTTGCCAGTGGCGCCGCCGCCTCGCCTCTGGCCCGGCTTTGCCCTGGCCACCGCTGGCGCCATTGCCTTCTCGGGCAAGGCCATCATCGTCAAGCTGGCCTACCGGCATGGTGTCGATGCCATCACCTTGCTGATGCTGCGCATGCTGATGGCTCTGCCCCTGTTTGTGCTGCTGGCCTGGTGGGCCGGGCGGGGCAAGCCGGCGCTGACCCGGCGTGACGCCTGGGTGGTGCTGGGTCTGGGCTTCAGCGGCTACTACCTGGCCAGCTTTCTGGATTTCGCTGGCCTGGCATTCGTCAGCGCCAGTTTCGAGCGCCTGATCCTGTACCTCAACCCGACCCTGGTCTTGCTGCTGGGTTGGCTGTTCTTCAAGCGCCGTGTCACTGGCCGGCAACTGCTGGCTCTCGCCATCAGCTACAGCGGTGTTTTGCTGGTGTTCGGGCAGGAGTTGTCCTTGCAAGGCCCATATGTGGGCCTCGGCGCGGCCTTGGTATTTGGCAGCGCGTTCAGCTATGCCTGCTACCTGCTGTTCAGCGGCGAAGAAGTGCGGCGCCTGGGTGCGATGCGCCTGACCGGCCTGGCCACCACGGTGGCCTGCCTGCTTTGCATTGCCCAATTCCTGATGCTGCGGCCGCTCAGCGGCCTGGCCCAGCTGGCGCCAGAGGTGTGGTGGCTGTCCTTACTGAACGCGACGGCTTGCACCTTTGCGCCGGTGCTGATGGTGATGCTGGCGATCGAGCGATTGGGCGCCAGCCTGGCGGCCCAGACCGGCATGGTGGGGCCCATGTCCACCATCGTGCTGGGCGCGCTGATTTTGGATGAACCCTTCACGGTCTGGGTGCTGATGGGCACGCTGCTGGTGCTGGGCGGGGTGTGGTTGTTGACGCGTTGGAGGTGATGCGATGGATTTGGGACTGTCGGGCCGCTGGGCCCTGGTGTGTGCGGCCAGCAAGGGCCTGGGTCGGGGCTGTGCCGAGGCCTTGGTGAAAGAGGGCGCGCATGTGGTGATCACCGCGCGCGGCGCTGAAGCGCTGGAGGCCACGGCCGAGGCCTTGCGGTCCCTCAACCCCGCCGTGCAGGTGCGTGCCGTGGCGGGCGATATCGCCACGCCCGAGGGCCGCGCGGCGGCCTTGGCCGCCTGCCCGCAGGTCGATGTGCTGGTCAACAACGCCGGCGGCCCGCCGCCCGGGGATTTCCGCGACTGGGACCGCACCACCTGGCTGGCCGCCATCGACGCCAATATGCTGACCCCGATCGAGCTGATCAAGGCCACGGTCGACGGCATGGCGGCGCGTGGCTTCGGTCGCGTGCTCAACATCACTTCGGGCGCGGTCAAGGCGCCCATCGATGTGCTGGGCCTGTCCAACGGCGCGCGTTCGGGCCTGACCGGCTTCGTCGCCGGCCTGGCGCGCCAACCGCAGCTGGCCGGCCGCAATGTCACCCTCAACAACCTGCTGCCCGGCGCTTTTGACACCGAGCGCCTGCACAAGACCCTGGTGGCCGGCGCCAGCAAGAACGGCCTGGCGACCGAGGAGTTCGCGCAGCGCCGCAAGCAAAGCATTCCAGCCCAGCGCTTCGGCACGGCCGCCGAGTTCGGCGCCATCTGCGCCATGCTGTGCAGCGCCCAGGCGGGCTACCTGACGGGGCAGAACATCCTGCTCGATGGCGGGGCTTACGCCGGCGTGTTTTGAGTGGTCTCGCTGGGGCATCGCTCGGTCGCAATTTGTTACCGATCCGTGCCCTTTTGGGGGATGGGTGAGTGGGCCGCACTTGGGCACAATGCCCGGCTTCGTGTGGCTATGCCTGAATGGGAGTGCATCTTGATGATGAAGCAGAAGGTCTTCGTGCAGACCGGCGTGGTGGCTGCGGCCGTGATGATGCTGGCGGGCGGCGCCCGCGCCGAGGAGCAAGGCTCCAATGTCGAGAAATGCTCGAAGAAGCTGGGCGTGATCGCCGTGGCCGAGCCGCAGACCGGCTGGCACCACCTGTCGCGCTACGGCCTGGGCTCGCCTGAGGCCTTGCTGCGCATGATGATCCAGCAGTCGGGCTGTTTCGATGTGGTCGAGCGCGGCGTGGCCATGCAGAACCTGCAGCAGGAGCGCGCCCTGGGCCAGAGCGGTGATCTGCGCCAGGAATCCAATGTCGGCAAGGGCCAGATGCAGGCCGCCGACTTTGTGATGACGCCCAATGTGCAAGTGGCGGCCTCCGACACCGGCGGCATCGGCGGTGCGCTGATGGGCCGCCTGGGCGTGCTCGGCGCGATTGCCGGTGGCCTCAAATTCAAGGAAGCGTCCACCAGCCTCCTGATCGCCGATGTGCGCTCCAGCATCCAGGTGGCCGCCGCCGAAGGCAAGGCCACCAAGACCGACTTCGGCATCGGCGGCTGGGCCTATGGCAACGGCATGCTGGGTGCCCTGGGTGGCTACACCAAGACGCCGGAAGGCAAGATGGTGGCCGCCAGCCTGCTGGACAACTACAACAAGATCGTCCAGACCATCCGCGATCAGCCTCAGCTGATCCGCAGCAATAGCGCCTCGGGCGATGCCAATGCCGCAGCCTCGCAGAAGGCCGAGGCACCGCAAAAGCCCGGGCAAACCCTGTGCCCCAAGATCGCCAATGTGAAGGCCTATGCCACGGCTTCGCGCGAAGGCAAGGTCGTGGCCACCCTCACCAAGAACGATGAGCTGATCGCCTCGGGCGAGCTCAGCAACGGCTTTGTCTTTGTGGACGCGGCCAACTTCAGCGGCTGGGTGCAGCGCACCCTGGTCGGCGCTTGCGGCATGGTGTCGAGCGCGCCGCAGGCCCAGCCCCTGCCGGTCACGCAATCGGTGGCCGGCGGCATCTTCGGCAACTTCTCCGGCAGCTTCAGCGGCTACGAGCAAGGCAGCTTCACCGTCAGCATCCTGCCGGGCCTCAATGGCAGCGGCACGGTCACCGGCAGCGGTGTCTCCAACCAGAGCGGCGCCTTCAGCGTCAGCGGCGCGGTGCTGCCCAATGGCCGCCTGACCATGGTGGCCTCCGGCTCGGCCGGCTCGGCCCATTACCAGGGCGGTGTGGACCCCATCAACGGCACGGTCAGCGGCACTTGGAGCTATGGCGGCGGCATGAAGGGCGGCGGCAGCTTCAGCGGCCAGCGCAGCTGAGGGCGTCAATGAGGGCGTGGCTGAGTTGTGCTCAGCCCCGCGGCCTCAGGCCTTTTTCGGCGAGACTCTCGACGAGACCCTCGACGAGACCCAGATCCCGGCCGCAATCAGACCCAGGGCCGCGCCGTGGTACCACTGCGGCCATTCGCCCAGCAGAGCGGCTGACATCAGGCCGGCAAACACCGGCGTGAGGTTGCCGAAGAAGGCCGCCACCGCCGGCCCGGCCTGGGCCACCCCCAGGCCCCAGCAGCGGTAGGCGATCAGCGAAGGCCCCACCGCCACATAGATCAGGGTCAGGGCAAGACCTGACCCCCAGGCGATGGGTGCTGGGCTGCCCAGCGCCTGCTCGGCGCCCGCCATGCCGCCGGCAAAGACGAGGCCGAAGAGCAGCTGGGCCATCAAGGTCTCGGCCCAATCCCAGTGGGGGCGCTGTTCCCCGCGCATCGAGGCCGGTGGCCGCGCCAGCAGCCAGCTGTACAGGGCCCAGGAGAGGATGGCCAGCAGCATCAGCAGATCGCCGCTGACGAAGTGCACCTGGGCCAGGCTGGTCAGTTGCCCGCGCGCGATCACCAGGGCCACGCCGGCCAGCGAGAGCAGGGCGCCCAGCAGCTGGCGCCGCTGCGGCCGCACGCCGAACAACAGGGCGCCGATGGCGAGCATCCAGACCGGCAGGCTGGCGGCGATCAGGGTAACGTTGAGCGCGCTGGAGCTGCGCAAGGCCTGGTACTGCAGGGCGTTGTAGCAGCCCATGCCCAGGAACCCGGTCAAGGCCAGATAGGCCCAGCGCTGGCGCAGCAATTCGGTCTGTTTCAGCAGCCGCCAGGACAGTGGCAGCAAGAGCAGGGCTGCCAAGGCCCAGCGCAGGCCGTTGAGGGCCAGGGGGCTGATGCTGCCCACCATCAGTCGGCCCAGCACCGCATTGCCCGCCCACAGCAGCGGCGGCAGGGTCAGCAGCAGGGCCAGGCGTGGGTTCAAAGGCCAGTGTCCGAGCGCTTGGTGGCCTCGCGGCGCTTGTTGTTCTTGCTGCCACTGCGCAGGCGCCAACGCAGCAGCAAGCCCACAGCCACCGCCAGGCCGGTCAGCAGAGGCAGGGCCGAGCGGGCCTGGCCGCCTTGTGCTGAGCCCAGCGTGCTGACGGAGTCCATCAGCCAGGCGAACAGGCCGCCGATCAGGGCGAGCGAAAGCAAGGCCAGGGCCCCCGCCAACAGCAAGCCCCAGGCAAGGCGGCGGTAGCGGGCCTGGCTCGTGAGGTTCATGTCCATGGCAGGCAGAGGATCAAGCTGTGGTGGAGGGCTGCGTCGCGTGGCTGTCTGCGGCGGCTGTCGAACCGTCTAGCGCCACTTCAAAGCTGAAGCAGGAGCCCGTACCGGGTTGGCTTTCGACCTGCACCTGGCCGCCCATGAGGTCGACCAGGCGCTGCACGATGGTCAGACCCAAACCCGTGCCGCCGTAACGGCGGGTGATGCTGCCATCGGCCTGGCTGAAGGGCTCGAAGATCTGCTGGATCTGATCGCGTGTCATGC contains:
- a CDS encoding GGDEF domain-containing protein, giving the protein MRYQDSMARSAEHLRAALPQMTRQRAALHPISYAVWYEHVSGINPALSHALQTLTRDERCLDEAQTLQLYQDHVSDFNARTAQNIGDGLNRVLDTLSASASLAGQQTAGFEASLQRWVEELLVEAVPAAERSGQTPGQIVQQLLVGTQDIRATLQTLQERLDGSQNELRLLREEVRRARADALVDSLTGLANRRAFEQELSLCAASRTGLRTQHEDRPAEDAQAPCLVLGDIDFFKRVNDSFGHLFGDHVLRAVAQTLKQVARGDSLPARVGGEEFALLLPHASLAQAQGLAEQMRASVAASRIRPAQAQPSLERITMSMGVTQMTPGESANDFFERADRALYASKRCGRNCVTVLSAEAA
- a CDS encoding NAD(P)H-dependent flavin oxidoreductase, translated to MTETSSPQQQLQSLFERSGLRALELKGRRLLPIVQGGMGVGVSAQQLAGTVASLGGVGTLSSVDLRRQHPDLMARTEGHNAGDAAKRLINEVNLIALEREIQGAKQRAQGRGLVALNVMRAVAEYAPQVRRALECGIEAVVVGAGLPLDLPDLAAEHPQVALIPILSDARGVQLIVRKWERKQRLPDAIVIEHPRLAGGHLGAAKVADVHDPRFDFERVIPECLEYFEKAGISGQIPLIAAGGVRSFADIQRLQALGAAAVQLGTPFAVTTEGDAHPEFKRVLAEAQESELVEFISVAGLPARAVATPWLRNYLRAAPKLQAMAQVKSRCTKAFDCLAQCGLRDGLKDAGQFCIDNQLAAALRGDVKHGLFFRGVGALPFGAQIRSVAELMQCLLSPGGAQALNASI
- a CDS encoding ABC transporter substrate-binding protein; amino-acid sequence: MLALVLSCLWCSGLAQAQIKIGQTAGFSGPAATGVQEITDGARLYFDAINAQGGIKGQPIELVSLDDKYDPRLSAANAERLIDEGVVALFLSRGTAQSQALLPLLSKHQMALVAPSSGAMVLHQPMIPQVFNVRATFQKEAARAVQHLASIGVKRVTIVQVNDAFGNDAGIGAIKGLEAQGMKASAILRFDGARPELGPLMEQVARAGVEAVLFIGPSHAVVQGVNALRATGSKAQVATLSNNASVDFVKALGENAHGVIVTQVFPYERSTNNPLVREALGLAKARGRNELSPSQIEGFAAAKLLVEGLKRSVKDISRASLLKSLESLQRLDLGGVELHYGPKDRSGLDFVDISIIGPDGKFWR
- a CDS encoding DMT family transporter, whose protein sequence is MSSSSPASPGLPVAPPPRLWPGFALATAGAIAFSGKAIIVKLAYRHGVDAITLLMLRMLMALPLFVLLAWWAGRGKPALTRRDAWVVLGLGFSGYYLASFLDFAGLAFVSASFERLILYLNPTLVLLLGWLFFKRRVTGRQLLALAISYSGVLLVFGQELSLQGPYVGLGAALVFGSAFSYACYLLFSGEEVRRLGAMRLTGLATTVACLLCIAQFLMLRPLSGLAQLAPEVWWLSLLNATACTFAPVLMVMLAIERLGASLAAQTGMVGPMSTIVLGALILDEPFTVWVLMGTLLVLGGVWLLTRWR
- a CDS encoding SDR family oxidoreductase; the protein is MDLGLSGRWALVCAASKGLGRGCAEALVKEGAHVVITARGAEALEATAEALRSLNPAVQVRAVAGDIATPEGRAAALAACPQVDVLVNNAGGPPPGDFRDWDRTTWLAAIDANMLTPIELIKATVDGMAARGFGRVLNITSGAVKAPIDVLGLSNGARSGLTGFVAGLARQPQLAGRNVTLNNLLPGAFDTERLHKTLVAGASKNGLATEEFAQRRKQSIPAQRFGTAAEFGAICAMLCSAQAGYLTGQNILLDGGAYAGVF
- a CDS encoding CsgG/HfaB family protein, with product MMKQKVFVQTGVVAAAVMMLAGGARAEEQGSNVEKCSKKLGVIAVAEPQTGWHHLSRYGLGSPEALLRMMIQQSGCFDVVERGVAMQNLQQERALGQSGDLRQESNVGKGQMQAADFVMTPNVQVAASDTGGIGGALMGRLGVLGAIAGGLKFKEASTSLLIADVRSSIQVAAAEGKATKTDFGIGGWAYGNGMLGALGGYTKTPEGKMVAASLLDNYNKIVQTIRDQPQLIRSNSASGDANAAASQKAEAPQKPGQTLCPKIANVKAYATASREGKVVATLTKNDELIASGELSNGFVFVDAANFSGWVQRTLVGACGMVSSAPQAQPLPVTQSVAGGIFGNFSGSFSGYEQGSFTVSILPGLNGSGTVTGSGVSNQSGAFSVSGAVLPNGRLTMVASGSAGSAHYQGGVDPINGTVSGTWSYGGGMKGGGSFSGQRS
- a CDS encoding DMT family transporter, which produces MNPRLALLLTLPPLLWAGNAVLGRLMVGSISPLALNGLRWALAALLLLPLSWRLLKQTELLRQRWAYLALTGFLGMGCYNALQYQALRSSSALNVTLIAASLPVWMLAIGALLFGVRPQRRQLLGALLSLAGVALVIARGQLTSLAQVHFVSGDLLMLLAILSWALYSWLLARPPASMRGEQRPHWDWAETLMAQLLFGLVFAGGMAGAEQALGSPAPIAWGSGLALTLIYVAVGPSLIAYRCWGLGVAQAGPAVAAFFGNLTPVFAGLMSAALLGEWPQWYHGAALGLIAAGIWVSSRVSSRVSPKKA